The Deltaproteobacteria bacterium genome contains the following window.
TCGGCGATCTTCTTGACCGGCCCTCCCTTTTTGACCACCAGGGCCGAGCACTTGTTGCAGAGGGCCGCCACCACCACCACGGGTTGACCCATTGAGGCCGAATGAATGGCATGGGCCAGGGTAGTACCGCACATGTCGAGGCTCCCGGCCAGCAGGGCCGTTTTCTGGTCGGCCGGATTGGTGAAGGAATAGACCGTCACCTTCTGGTTTTCGGGAACAAACCGCCCATAGAAGAAGGGCTGTATGGTCTGGGGCGTCTTCCAGGTCCCCACCCGGATGTCGTCGGCCCAAGAGGCGGTGAGGATCATCAGGATGCAGGCCGCCACTCCGAGGACTACTCGGAAATATCTTTTTGGCCAAGACATGAGTTCTTCCTCCATCAGGCTGGTCGGATTTCAGTCCTGCCAGCATTGTCTGTGCAACCGTCTTAAGATACTGACACATGGAATTCCTACCACGAAGATATTGTCCAGGTTGGGTGCTGTGAGAGAGGCTAAGCCTCGACGGTCGCGGCAACATGCCGCTCTCACAGGGACTTCTTATGTGCGGGCATGACCACCCCCGTTATCATGAACGGTTAACTGGAAGCCGCACCCTGAAAACAGTTGGACGGCAGGTCCGGATCCCATCCCATCTCCTTGAAGATCTCCCGGCAGGCAGCGGGACTCTTCCCCCTCCCTTCCCCTGTGTCGGCCATTCCGTCCCTGGGACTGGCGCCCACCTCCGGGAAAAAGAGGTTGGCCCCCGCCATCAGCGATGCCGAATGCGGCTCGTGGGTGCAGTGGGCCCGGGGCACATCCCCCATCACGAGGCGACTGACCGCCACCATCCGGGCCATCTCCCGTTCCGTGATCATGCCGAACCCTTCCATGGGAGAGCCCGGGAAATTGATTCGCCGCATGACCCCGCTGTACACGGCCCGATGCTTCCTTGCCAGAAACATGAGATCCACGATCTCATCCAGAGGGTGCTCCGGTCCGACCGGCTCTATGCAGTTCATCCACAGCAAGCCCACGTCATTGAGGACCTGGATGGTTTGGATGCGCTTCTCTCTTTTGAAGGGGGTATCCATCCCTTCGCCCAGGCGGGCCGCATGATAGGCCCCGACAAAACCGGCTTCCAGGAGCCTCTCTCCTTCCCGGTGGGTGATGTCGCGGGTATTGGCCACCAGGGGAACCGAGACTACTTTTTTAAGGAGACTTCCGATCTCCAGCAGCCTCTCAAAAGAGAAGGTACCGGTGGTCATAATGTTCAGGCCATCTGCGGATTGGGCTTCCCCCATTCTGGCCCAGCAAAGGATTTTTTCCTCAGAGAAATTCACGCTCTCTTTGAAAATCCCGGCCTTTGCCGTGAGCGAGCAGAAGGTGCAGTTGAAGGGACAGGGCGCCACATTCACCCCGATATGGAGATGGTTCTCTCCTTTTCCCTTAAACTGTTTTCTGGAAAGCCGGTTCGCCGTCTCCATGACCGCATAGCTCTCCTTGGATTCGACATCAAGACTCAGCAGAAAATGGGCGTCATCCCTGCTGATTCCTGCAAATTCCCGAGCCTTATCCAGTATGTCGCCGACCCGTGGTGAAATTTCCCATCCCATTTTTCATTTTCTCTCCATGGCCTAAAGGATTTCCCTCTGCACCGGGGTGCCGTCCAGATGGAAGATGACCGCCTTCATCATGCCACTGCCCCCACCAGCCGCATCAAGCCTGCCGCGATATCTTTCCCCAGATGGAAACGAATTACAGGACGCCCGGCATCCAGCAGGGCCTGACGGTCGCCTAAGGCCTGGGCCGTTTTCAGAATACCGAAAGTGATGGACGACGCCGCCTCACCCGCCTGATCGGGTATGGAAACATCTTCCACCGTATCCGCCGTGATCTGAAAAAACATACCGTTTCCAGCGTCCCCCTTATGAAGCTGCCCGGTAGAGTGAAGAAAGCGGGGGCCGTATCCCACGGTCGTGGCCATGCGATAAGACAGCTGAAGTCTCGTACGGAATTCCTGAAGATCCGCGGTCGTTTCCGCTGAAGGCGCCAGGTAGGCCTGGATGGCGATATAACTCCGGCCTGCAGCTTCTTCCTTTCCAGGGTCGGCCGTTGACATGAATGCCCTGATGGCATCCTCGAGGCTGCCCGCGCCCTTTTCAGTATAAACCGTTATCCCGTCGATCGTGAGCGTCGCCTGGGGCTCCGGAAGTCTCCCCTCGTTTTTGAAGGCGTCCACCATCTTGCGGGCCAGAATCTTCGCGGACTCCACGTTGGGTTGGTCAAAGGGATTGATCCCCAGGAACTTCCCGGTCACGGCGGTCGCCATTTCCCAGAGGAAGAACTGGCCCCCAAGGTCATAAAGATCGTCGAGATTCAGCTCCAGGACGGGATGCCCCGAATCCGACACGGTCTTCATCCACTCATCAAGGGCATCGTCTCCTTCGAGTCTCAGGTAAACGAAGAGGCGATCCCGGGCATAGACGGCAGGTGGGCCCGGGGTTTCACCCTCAACGGGCAGGATGCCCTTGCCCTGCTTCCCGGTACTCTCCGCGATGAGCTGCTCCACCCAGGGGCCGAACGCGGAGACGGCCGGTGAAGTCACCAGCGTAAGCTTGTCCCTGCCTGCATTTGCAAGGGTCCCCAGGACTGCTCCCAGCCTTGCGGCAAGATTATCACCACCCACCGGGCAGTTGCAGCCCTCGGAATTGCAGGCCATGGTATCGGCCCTCTTCAGAAGCAGGTGAAGATCCAGGCCGATCAATGCTGCGGGGACCAATCCGAAGTAGGAAAGGGCCGAATAGCGGCCGCCGATATTCGGGTCATTGAGAAAAATCTTCCGAAAGCCCAGGTCTCTTGCAGCAGACGCCAAGCCGCTTCCAGGATCGGTGATGGCGGTAAAATGCCTTTTCCCTTCTTTAACACCCAAGGCTTTCACCGTCCGGGTATAGAAATATTTCATGAAGGACATGGTTTCCACTGTCCCGCCCGACTTGGTGGAGACGATGAAAAGGGTTTTGGCAGGGTCGAGTGCGTCCCATCTGGTCAGGATTGCGCCGGGGTCCGTACTGTCCAGAACGGACAGATCGAGATATCCGTTTTTGACCCCGAAAACCCGGCGATACACCTCCGGCGCCAGACTGGAGCCGCCCATGCCCAAAAGGAGCGCCCGATCATACCCTTCGGCCCGCACCTCCTCCACAAAGGCCTCAATATTCGATACGGCGTCAGCCATTGTTTCCGGACTGTGAAGCCAGCCAAGCCGGTTGGCAATTTCATCAGGGTCATCTCCCCATATCGTATAATCATGATCCCAGATGCGGTTCATGATCTGTTTATCCCGCATTTCCTCAAGTGCATGATCCACATCAGACTGATAAGGACCCAAAAGAGAAACCATTCTCGTTGATCCGGATATGAGGCGATCCCGCTTCTCTGCAATGCTTGCCATCAATGCGTTAAGCTTTGTCATCTTTCCCTCCTTTGTTTGTTCTGCCCGGAGTTATTCAGGCTTTTATTTTTCCGCCCCGAGCTTCCCTGCCGAACCTCGGAGCTGAATACGGCCAAATGGGTTTCTTTCCCCCGGTGTCACCGGCCAGCACGGTGGTTGTTTTTATCTCTGTCATCGGTTTAAACCGATCCCCACTGTTTTCTCAGGTTCCCGGCAACAGCCTCATGACGGAGATCCTTTGCCGGTTGTATCCTGTCCCCTGATCTTTTTAATAATCTTCGGGATGAAGAAAGAGAAGATGAACAGGGCGACGGAGAAAAACAC
Protein-coding sequences here:
- a CDS encoding radical SAM protein; protein product: MGWEISPRVGDILDKAREFAGISRDDAHFLLSLDVESKESYAVMETANRLSRKQFKGKGENHLHIGVNVAPCPFNCTFCSLTAKAGIFKESVNFSEEKILCWARMGEAQSADGLNIMTTGTFSFERLLEIGSLLKKVVSVPLVANTRDITHREGERLLEAGFVGAYHAARLGEGMDTPFKREKRIQTIQVLNDVGLLWMNCIEPVGPEHPLDEIVDLMFLARKHRAVYSGVMRRINFPGSPMEGFGMITEREMARMVAVSRLVMGDVPRAHCTHEPHSASLMAGANLFFPEVGASPRDGMADTGEGRGKSPAACREIFKEMGWDPDLPSNCFQGAASS
- a CDS encoding glucose-6-phosphate isomerase, whose protein sequence is MVSLLGPYQSDVDHALEEMRDKQIMNRIWDHDYTIWGDDPDEIANRLGWLHSPETMADAVSNIEAFVEEVRAEGYDRALLLGMGGSSLAPEVYRRVFGVKNGYLDLSVLDSTDPGAILTRWDALDPAKTLFIVSTKSGGTVETMSFMKYFYTRTVKALGVKEGKRHFTAITDPGSGLASAARDLGFRKIFLNDPNIGGRYSALSYFGLVPAALIGLDLHLLLKRADTMACNSEGCNCPVGGDNLAARLGAVLGTLANAGRDKLTLVTSPAVSAFGPWVEQLIAESTGKQGKGILPVEGETPGPPAVYARDRLFVYLRLEGDDALDEWMKTVSDSGHPVLELNLDDLYDLGGQFFLWEMATAVTGKFLGINPFDQPNVESAKILARKMVDAFKNEGRLPEPQATLTIDGITVYTEKGAGSLEDAIRAFMSTADPGKEEAAGRSYIAIQAYLAPSAETTADLQEFRTRLQLSYRMATTVGYGPRFLHSTGQLHKGDAGNGMFFQITADTVEDVSIPDQAGEAASSITFGILKTAQALGDRQALLDAGRPVIRFHLGKDIAAGLMRLVGAVA